One stretch of Streptomyces peucetius DNA includes these proteins:
- a CDS encoding AfsR/SARP family transcriptional regulator encodes MLQVVFRILGPLDVSADGRPVVLQGARQRTIMSMLLLAPNRVVSVDTLADAVWRGSPPATARNQIAICVSALRKTIKNAVGVEDLLVTSHPGYMLYAGEHRIDAVEFEDRAAKGREAARRGRPEEACAHFEEALAMWRGPALEGVLAERVEAEAARLTEMRLDVYEEHAGLRLQLGQHREMIGELSAFVREHPLREQAKAHLMLAQYRSGRRAEALETYRDGQRLLAGELGIDPGPALQELHEEILADSPKLSLPPETTALVPQPTVPAHLPPSVASFTGRHTELATLDRLLDHLDGSALPVGSITGTGGVGKTALAVHWAHQVAARFPDGQLFADMRGYDGEETPRRPGAVLDRFLRALGVPGPQIPAEQAERTALFRSVLDGRRVLIVLDNARSFQQIRPLLPGNGRSCVLVTSRDSMGGALAGDYFFVPLHLGSLEQDESIALLSRVAGDDRFSGDPVGAARLSELCDRLPLALRIAAARLAAKPHWSVRTLVARLEDQHRRLDELSLDERGVRAGLRLSYRDLPPDTARMFRLLGTLGVPDFAAWAGAALLGIDPVDAEDLIEQLVDAQLLEPLSATTGHVRYRFQDLLRLFARECAEAEDSEEDRRAATRRACGAWLGLAGEAHRRVYGGDYTVIHGPARLHPLPGHLVGSLLDDPMEWFESERSSITALVEQAAKDDASAYAWDLAMTSVTLFQNRNYLEDWRHCGERALEAAVRAGDTLGEAAMLHSLGTLEIVQWAYDSAHERLSLALRLFEAQRQDQGRALVLRNLALCERHRGDMDRARQMGHRSLEIFRAVGDHYAEAHVLGLLAQIELERGDPQASLVLSSEAVARSRGLGTARGEAQSTVRLAEALLHQGDGERAEEAARRALDLVRGSGDRRGEAHALRTLGEALWRRGKTEEAEAVLRDALATSGKVPDRYLEARAAIVLGCVQVLHADRAGAAGSFKAAEDLFADVGAPAWQERCTQLLAVLGDGGQLDAQRLFALVRP; translated from the coding sequence GTGCTTCAGGTGGTGTTCCGGATCCTGGGGCCGCTGGACGTCAGCGCCGACGGGCGGCCGGTCGTGCTCCAGGGCGCCCGCCAGCGCACCATCATGTCGATGCTGCTGCTCGCGCCCAACCGTGTCGTGTCCGTCGACACCCTCGCCGACGCCGTCTGGCGCGGCAGCCCGCCCGCGACCGCCCGCAACCAGATCGCCATCTGCGTGTCCGCGCTCCGCAAGACGATCAAGAACGCGGTCGGCGTGGAGGACCTCCTCGTCACCAGTCACCCCGGCTACATGCTCTACGCCGGCGAACACCGCATCGACGCGGTCGAGTTCGAGGACCGCGCCGCCAAGGGCCGGGAAGCCGCCCGCCGCGGAAGGCCCGAAGAGGCGTGCGCCCATTTCGAGGAAGCCCTCGCCATGTGGCGCGGTCCCGCACTCGAAGGCGTCCTGGCCGAACGCGTCGAGGCGGAGGCCGCCCGGCTCACCGAGATGCGCCTCGACGTCTACGAGGAGCACGCCGGGCTCCGTCTCCAGCTCGGCCAGCACCGCGAGATGATCGGCGAACTCAGCGCCTTCGTACGCGAACACCCGCTCCGGGAACAGGCCAAGGCCCATCTGATGCTCGCCCAGTACCGCTCCGGCCGCCGCGCCGAGGCGCTGGAGACCTACCGCGACGGCCAGCGGCTGCTCGCCGGCGAACTGGGCATCGACCCCGGCCCGGCGCTGCAGGAACTGCACGAGGAGATCCTCGCCGACTCCCCGAAGCTCAGCCTCCCCCCGGAGACCACCGCCCTCGTGCCCCAGCCGACCGTGCCGGCCCACCTGCCGCCCAGCGTCGCCTCCTTCACCGGCCGCCACACCGAACTCGCCACGCTGGACCGGCTGCTGGACCACCTCGACGGCAGCGCACTGCCCGTCGGCTCCATCACCGGCACCGGCGGCGTCGGCAAGACGGCCCTCGCCGTCCACTGGGCCCACCAGGTCGCCGCCCGCTTCCCCGACGGCCAGCTCTTCGCCGACATGCGCGGCTACGACGGGGAAGAGACGCCTCGCAGACCCGGCGCCGTGCTCGACCGGTTCCTGCGCGCGCTCGGTGTGCCGGGGCCGCAGATCCCCGCCGAGCAGGCCGAGCGCACCGCCCTGTTCCGCAGCGTCCTCGACGGCCGGCGGGTACTCATCGTGCTCGACAACGCCCGCTCCTTCCAGCAGATACGGCCCCTGCTGCCCGGCAACGGGCGCTCCTGCGTCCTCGTCACCAGCCGCGACAGCATGGGCGGCGCGCTCGCCGGCGACTACTTCTTCGTGCCCCTGCACCTCGGCTCGCTCGAACAGGACGAGTCCATCGCACTGCTCTCCCGCGTCGCCGGTGACGACCGGTTCAGCGGTGACCCGGTGGGTGCCGCACGCCTCAGCGAACTCTGCGACAGGCTGCCGCTGGCGCTGCGCATCGCCGCCGCCCGGCTCGCCGCCAAACCGCACTGGTCGGTGCGGACCCTGGTGGCCCGCCTGGAGGACCAGCACCGCAGGCTCGACGAACTCAGCCTGGACGAACGCGGTGTCCGGGCCGGTCTGCGGCTCAGCTACCGCGATCTCCCGCCGGACACCGCCCGGATGTTCCGGCTGCTGGGCACCCTGGGAGTCCCGGACTTCGCGGCCTGGGCGGGCGCGGCACTCCTCGGCATCGACCCGGTCGACGCGGAGGACCTGATCGAACAGCTCGTCGACGCCCAGCTCCTTGAGCCGCTCAGCGCCACCACCGGCCATGTCCGCTACCGGTTCCAGGACCTGCTGAGGCTCTTCGCCCGCGAGTGCGCGGAGGCCGAGGACAGCGAGGAGGACCGGCGGGCCGCCACCCGGCGTGCCTGCGGGGCGTGGCTGGGCCTGGCCGGCGAGGCGCACCGCCGCGTCTACGGCGGCGACTACACCGTCATCCACGGACCGGCGCGGCTGCACCCGCTGCCCGGCCACCTCGTGGGAAGCCTGCTGGACGACCCCATGGAATGGTTCGAGAGCGAACGCTCCTCCATCACCGCCCTCGTGGAACAGGCGGCGAAGGACGACGCGTCCGCGTACGCCTGGGACCTGGCCATGACCAGTGTGACCCTCTTCCAGAACCGCAACTACCTGGAGGACTGGCGCCACTGCGGCGAACGTGCCCTCGAAGCGGCCGTCCGGGCCGGCGACACGCTCGGCGAAGCGGCGATGCTCCACTCGCTCGGCACCCTGGAGATCGTCCAGTGGGCGTACGACTCGGCGCACGAACGCCTCAGCCTGGCCCTGCGGCTGTTCGAGGCGCAAAGGCAGGATCAAGGGCGCGCCCTGGTGCTCCGGAACCTGGCGCTGTGCGAACGCCATCGCGGAGACATGGATCGTGCCAGGCAGATGGGACACCGGTCGCTGGAGATCTTCCGCGCGGTCGGTGACCACTACGCCGAGGCCCATGTGCTGGGGCTGCTGGCGCAGATCGAACTGGAGCGGGGCGACCCGCAGGCAAGTCTGGTGCTGTCCTCGGAAGCGGTCGCCAGGAGCCGGGGCCTCGGGACCGCGAGGGGAGAGGCGCAGAGCACCGTCAGGCTCGCCGAGGCCCTGCTGCACCAAGGGGACGGGGAGCGGGCGGAGGAGGCGGCCCGGCGCGCGCTCGATCTCGTCAGGGGCAGTGGTGACCGCCGGGGCGAGGCTCACGCGTTGCGCACGCTGGGCGAGGCGCTGTGGCGCCGTGGGAAGACGGAGGAGGCCGAGGCGGTCCTGCGGGATGCGCTGGCGACCTCGGGCAAGGTGCCCGACCGCTATCTCGAGGCGCGGGCGGCGATCGTGCTCGGTTGTGTGCAGGTCCTGCACGCGGACCGGGCGGGCGCGGCGGGCAGTTTCAAGGCTGCGGAGGACCTCTTCGCCGATGTGGGGGCGCCGGCCTGGCAGGAACGGTGCACGCAGCTGCTGGCGGTGCTCGGCGACGGCGGACAGCTCGACGCGCAAAGACTGTTCGCGCTGGTCCGGCCGTGA
- a CDS encoding tryptophan 7-halogenase — MDSHITRIVVVGGTAAGWTAAARLASAFRETVSVTVLETPSRSDFQETGQVAAVGPEIQRDLFDRLGVPEEEWMRACCASFSVAVRHVNWRTEGPAEIAARTMAGGGVDHFYSPCSEIPECEDSLLSDHWHYRRKNGETIEPFDHACFREPPLMDAGKSPRWLDGRAALPYGWHVDSRMFTEFLRNLATGRFGVRAVRDELLHAERDADGMLTVLHTAKGRALPGEFFLDCSGPEGLLIAGTLQEPFTGARDRLPCDSAVTVTVPHDHTAHGIEPFATATALPAGRAWKMPLPGRFGAGYVYAREWTDPDEAASTLCGLWGLRPERAVVRHIALRTGHSRRSWVKNCVAVGPAACSLEPPAAGPLSGGVLDSLDRLVRDFPSRQDREGPAARFNRAVGAGSARARDAAQLLYRAAPRADTPFWKSQKELPLSAELADCLAAYRAGLTPDGQELDHVGVLAALAPGRAAPRAALAHRQDVRDVADAHFLRIKRQQQILLETLPTAEQYLRRLHGRPAPAQDSGRTAHRLTLSHDRAGHPPPQAGDPHLGVVAFPEAQKGSDLALSE; from the coding sequence ATGGACAGTCACATCACGCGAATTGTCGTTGTGGGCGGCACGGCAGCCGGCTGGACGGCCGCCGCGCGCCTCGCGTCCGCGTTTCGCGAAACCGTCTCCGTCACCGTGCTGGAGACGCCGTCACGGTCGGATTTCCAGGAGACAGGCCAGGTCGCAGCCGTCGGACCGGAGATCCAGCGGGACCTCTTCGACCGTCTCGGCGTGCCGGAGGAGGAATGGATGCGCGCCTGCTGCGCGTCGTTCTCAGTGGCTGTCCGTCACGTCAACTGGCGCACCGAAGGGCCGGCGGAAATCGCGGCCCGCACCATGGCGGGCGGCGGTGTGGATCATTTCTACAGTCCGTGCTCAGAAATTCCGGAGTGCGAGGATTCGCTGCTCTCCGACCACTGGCACTACCGCAGGAAGAACGGCGAGACGATCGAGCCCTTCGACCATGCGTGCTTCCGCGAACCACCGCTGATGGACGCCGGGAAATCGCCCCGATGGCTGGACGGCCGGGCGGCCCTGCCGTACGGCTGGCATGTGGACAGCCGAATGTTCACGGAATTCCTGCGCAATCTGGCAACAGGACGATTCGGCGTCCGGGCCGTTCGGGACGAACTGCTCCACGCGGAGCGGGACGCGGACGGAATGCTCACCGTGCTGCACACGGCCAAGGGCCGCGCCCTGCCGGGTGAGTTCTTCCTCGACTGCTCCGGACCGGAGGGTCTGCTGATCGCCGGAACACTTCAGGAGCCGTTCACCGGCGCCCGCGACCGGCTGCCGTGCGACAGCGCGGTCACCGTCACGGTCCCGCACGACCACACCGCTCACGGCATCGAACCCTTCGCCACCGCCACCGCGCTGCCCGCCGGACGGGCCTGGAAGATGCCGCTGCCGGGCAGGTTCGGCGCCGGGTACGTCTACGCGCGCGAGTGGACGGACCCGGACGAGGCGGCGAGCACGCTGTGCGGCCTGTGGGGTCTGCGGCCCGAGCGGGCCGTCGTGCGGCACATCGCTCTGCGGACCGGGCACAGCCGCCGGTCCTGGGTGAAGAACTGCGTCGCCGTCGGCCCCGCCGCCTGCTCGCTCGAGCCGCCGGCGGCCGGACCGCTGAGCGGCGGCGTCCTGGACTCCCTGGACCGGCTGGTCCGCGACTTCCCCAGCCGGCAGGACAGGGAGGGCCCGGCGGCGCGCTTCAACCGTGCCGTCGGAGCCGGCTCGGCGCGTGCCCGCGACGCGGCGCAACTGCTCTACCGTGCCGCCCCCCGTGCGGACACCCCGTTCTGGAAGTCCCAGAAGGAACTGCCGCTCTCCGCGGAGCTGGCGGACTGCCTGGCCGCGTACCGGGCGGGTCTGACCCCGGACGGCCAGGAGCTGGACCACGTCGGAGTGCTGGCGGCGCTGGCCCCGGGCCGGGCCGCCCCCCGGGCCGCCCTCGCCCACCGGCAGGACGTCCGGGACGTGGCCGACGCGCACTTCCTGCGGATCAAGCGCCAGCAGCAGATCCTGCTGGAGACCCTGCCCACGGCGGAGCAGTACCTGCGGCGGCTCCACGGCCGGCCAGCACCGGCTCAGGATTCGGGGAGAACGGCGCACCGCCTAACCTTGTCGCATGATCGCGCAGGACACCCGCCACCGCAGGCAGGAGATCCGCACCTAGGGGTGGTGGCTTTCCCAGAAGCCCAGAAGGGATCCGACCTCGCTCTTTCGGAGTAA
- a CDS encoding alpha/beta fold hydrolase, with the protein MAHIDGGAVASTEPMEFVQVNGVRLAYEAVGDGPVPLVLVHGSWGSHHNWDSVVPGLVPHFRVVTYDRRGHSDSERPSGQGSFGEDVADLAALVERLGVAPAWVIGNSAGAVITLQLAASRPDVLRGIIVHEPPLWSVLPQGSDEAAACEVVERGPLAEVARRISAGDDAGAAELFVDAVALGPGSWARLPDGMRRTFIRNAPTYLDEQNDPGARTIDGAALARYRGPVLLTSGDRSPPLFRPVLTRLAELLPQAEQVVYAGAGHIPHVTHPEAFVHDVMAFMSRSSSAAHVEARR; encoded by the coding sequence ATGGCACACATCGACGGGGGCGCCGTCGCCTCGACGGAGCCCATGGAGTTCGTCCAGGTCAACGGGGTGCGTCTTGCGTACGAGGCGGTCGGTGACGGGCCGGTTCCGCTCGTTCTCGTGCACGGCAGTTGGGGTTCGCACCACAACTGGGATTCGGTCGTACCCGGTCTGGTCCCTCATTTCCGTGTCGTCACCTACGACCGGCGGGGCCACAGCGACAGCGAGCGCCCCTCCGGTCAGGGCAGCTTCGGCGAGGACGTGGCCGACCTCGCCGCGTTGGTCGAACGTCTCGGGGTGGCCCCCGCGTGGGTCATCGGCAACTCGGCCGGCGCGGTCATCACACTCCAGCTGGCCGCATCGCGCCCCGACGTGCTGCGCGGGATCATCGTGCACGAGCCGCCGCTCTGGTCCGTGTTGCCGCAGGGCAGTGACGAGGCCGCCGCGTGCGAGGTTGTCGAGCGTGGGCCGCTCGCTGAGGTGGCACGTCGCATCTCCGCGGGCGACGACGCCGGTGCGGCCGAGCTGTTCGTGGACGCGGTGGCTCTCGGGCCCGGCAGTTGGGCGCGGCTGCCCGACGGCATGCGGCGGACGTTCATCCGGAACGCTCCGACGTACCTCGACGAGCAGAACGACCCCGGTGCCCGGACCATCGATGGGGCCGCGCTGGCTCGGTATCGGGGACCGGTGCTGCTCACGTCCGGCGACCGGAGCCCGCCCCTGTTCCGGCCGGTGCTGACCCGGCTCGCGGAACTACTGCCGCAGGCCGAGCAGGTCGTCTACGCCGGTGCGGGCCACATTCCGCACGTGACGCATCCAGAGGCGTTCGTGCACGACGTCATGGCGTTCATGTCCCGGTCGAGCAGCGCGGCCCATGTGGAGGCACGGAGATGA
- a CDS encoding DUF6269 family protein, translating to MFDAETGWSRVQHPLEVLTEIEQQGNVDEEVLLRDSSTPWSELLADYVDALNALAAQGTHAEAGIPRYGLDEGHAGGCG from the coding sequence ATGTTCGACGCCGAAACCGGCTGGTCCCGGGTCCAGCACCCGTTGGAAGTTCTGACGGAGATCGAGCAGCAAGGCAATGTCGACGAGGAAGTGCTGCTGCGGGACAGCTCCACCCCGTGGTCCGAACTGCTGGCGGACTATGTCGACGCCCTGAACGCACTGGCCGCCCAGGGGACGCACGCCGAGGCGGGGATACCGAGATACGGACTGGACGAGGGGCACGCGGGCGGCTGCGGCTGA
- a CDS encoding alpha/beta fold hydrolase: protein MSSMGKGLSAERFDVRAPDGTAIAVWVEGEGPALVLVHGSLQDHTISSALLGELRTDITTFAMDRRGFGASGDGADYAIEREFEDVAAVVETVAARVGSPVAVWGHSYGASLAMGGATLTGNISHLLLYEPSLGLAYPQGWIERAERALADGDDEKAIVLVLRDVLEFTDDQIAAMRSGPEWARRVAVAPTVVREARAEEDWAYRPGQFEGITARTLLLSGSQSPPALKQATAAAAAAIPGARIRVLDGHAHIAHRTEPAMVAAVVREFLAP, encoded by the coding sequence ATGAGCAGCATGGGCAAGGGCCTATCCGCCGAACGGTTCGACGTCCGGGCACCGGACGGGACCGCGATCGCGGTGTGGGTCGAGGGCGAGGGACCCGCGTTGGTGCTGGTGCACGGTTCGCTGCAGGACCACACCATTTCCTCCGCCCTGTTGGGCGAGCTCCGTACGGACATCACCACCTTCGCCATGGACCGCCGGGGCTTCGGCGCAAGCGGCGACGGCGCCGACTACGCGATCGAGCGCGAGTTCGAGGACGTCGCCGCCGTCGTCGAAACGGTCGCCGCGCGGGTCGGCAGCCCGGTCGCCGTGTGGGGTCACTCCTACGGGGCGAGTCTCGCGATGGGCGGCGCGACACTCACGGGCAACATCAGCCACCTGTTGTTGTACGAGCCCAGTCTCGGGCTCGCCTATCCCCAGGGCTGGATCGAGAGGGCCGAGAGGGCGCTCGCCGACGGCGACGACGAGAAGGCCATCGTCCTGGTGCTGCGGGACGTACTCGAATTCACCGACGACCAGATCGCGGCCATGCGTTCCGGCCCGGAATGGGCCCGCCGCGTCGCCGTGGCACCGACCGTGGTACGGGAGGCACGCGCCGAGGAGGACTGGGCGTACCGGCCGGGCCAGTTCGAAGGAATCACGGCGAGGACACTGCTGCTGTCCGGCTCGCAGAGCCCACCGGCGCTCAAGCAGGCCACCGCCGCGGCAGCGGCGGCGATCCCCGGCGCCCGGATCCGCGTCCTCGACGGTCATGCGCACATCGCCCACCGGACGGAGCCCGCCATGGTGGCGGCCGTCGTACGGGAGTTCCTCGCGCCGTGA
- a CDS encoding transcriptional regulator, translating to MDFKILGPVSAGLDGHAVALDGSKQRTTLAALLLADGKVMPDERLTAILWGWEPPATSTRQLYTYVSRLRTRLGTGVRLERQGPGYRMDIGDASLDWSGFRGLAGTGRADLLARRYEEAERRLAQALALWHGPALTGVTEHLRDAEGPLMEEARLTALEDHAEAALALGRHTDMVPALTRQVTRQPVRERLRGQLMTALFRSGRQADALAVYEEGRRALADELGIDPGPSLRALHQEVLTGTLAPPAAPERRTVTLPAPPASPGPPTAPAGRRTATEGTAAPEPERTPHPDGAGRGVPIPATLPASPADFTGRVTETEEVVTALRGPHDVVITGASGTGKSALALRAADRCRDDFPQGRLYADLRTAEGGPRAPAEVLGWFLHALGVEPDRTPAALDERIQLYRTLLAGRRMLVVLDNASDDAQVRPLLPGGGACRTVVTGVRSHLASLEGTRLVRLGPLPPADAGRLLAAVAGPGRFTASPEAAARIAESCDRLPLALRIAAARLAAHPHWPAELLADRLARPERRLAELRLGSLDIRTGLRSVVDGLDPATGAALRVLAAADLSRLTAGDAAALLDTGPDAAEELLERLVDSQLLEAWSIDGDARLCYRFLPLVQLFARAGHAPQLVAP from the coding sequence ATGGACTTCAAGATCCTCGGACCCGTGTCGGCCGGACTCGACGGCCACGCGGTCGCACTCGACGGCAGCAAGCAGCGCACCACCCTCGCGGCCCTTCTCCTCGCCGACGGGAAGGTCATGCCCGACGAGCGGCTGACGGCCATCCTGTGGGGCTGGGAACCGCCGGCCACCAGCACCCGGCAGCTCTACACCTATGTGTCCCGGCTGCGCACCCGCCTCGGCACCGGCGTCCGCCTGGAGCGTCAGGGACCCGGCTACCGGATGGACATCGGCGACGCCTCCCTCGACTGGTCCGGCTTCCGCGGGCTCGCCGGCACCGGCCGCGCCGACCTGCTCGCCCGGCGGTACGAAGAGGCGGAGCGCCGACTGGCCCAGGCCCTCGCCCTGTGGCACGGACCGGCCCTGACGGGCGTCACCGAACATCTGCGGGACGCCGAAGGGCCGCTCATGGAAGAGGCCAGGCTCACGGCGCTGGAGGACCACGCGGAAGCGGCGCTCGCCCTCGGCCGCCACACCGACATGGTCCCCGCGCTCACCCGGCAGGTGACCCGGCAGCCGGTCCGTGAACGGCTCCGCGGCCAGCTGATGACCGCACTGTTCCGCAGCGGCCGTCAGGCCGACGCGCTCGCGGTGTACGAGGAGGGGCGCCGGGCCCTCGCCGACGAACTCGGCATCGACCCCGGACCGTCGCTCCGCGCCCTCCACCAGGAGGTCCTGACGGGCACGCTCGCACCGCCCGCGGCACCGGAACGCCGTACCGTCACGCTCCCGGCACCGCCCGCATCGCCCGGCCCGCCCACCGCGCCCGCCGGGCGCCGGACCGCGACCGAGGGGACGGCGGCCCCTGAGCCCGAGCGGACCCCGCACCCGGACGGTGCCGGCCGCGGGGTACCGATCCCGGCGACTCTGCCGGCGTCTCCGGCCGACTTCACGGGCAGGGTCACCGAGACCGAGGAGGTCGTCACCGCACTCCGCGGCCCTCACGACGTCGTCATCACCGGTGCGTCGGGCACCGGGAAGTCCGCCCTCGCGCTGCGGGCGGCCGACCGGTGCCGTGACGACTTCCCCCAAGGCCGCCTCTACGCGGATCTGCGGACCGCCGAGGGCGGCCCCCGCGCTCCGGCCGAAGTGCTCGGCTGGTTCCTGCACGCCCTGGGCGTCGAACCGGACCGGACGCCCGCCGCGCTCGACGAGCGGATCCAGCTCTACCGGACGCTGCTCGCGGGCCGCCGGATGCTCGTCGTCCTCGACAACGCGTCCGACGACGCACAGGTGCGTCCGCTGCTTCCGGGCGGCGGCGCGTGCCGCACCGTCGTCACCGGCGTCCGCTCCCACCTGGCCTCGCTCGAAGGCACCCGGCTGGTGCGGCTCGGCCCCCTGCCGCCCGCCGACGCGGGACGGCTGCTCGCCGCTGTCGCCGGCCCCGGACGCTTCACCGCGTCGCCCGAGGCCGCCGCGCGCATCGCCGAGTCCTGCGACCGGCTGCCGCTGGCTCTGCGCATCGCGGCGGCCCGGCTCGCGGCCCACCCGCACTGGCCGGCCGAACTGCTCGCCGACCGGCTCGCACGGCCGGAGCGCCGGCTGGCCGAACTGCGGCTGGGCAGCCTCGACATCCGGACGGGCCTGCGCAGTGTGGTGGACGGGCTGGACCCGGCCACCGGGGCGGCGCTGCGCGTCCTGGCGGCGGCCGATCTGTCGCGGCTGACCGCAGGGGACGCCGCCGCACTGCTCGACACCGGGCCGGACGCGGCGGAGGAGCTGCTGGAACGGCTGGTCGACTCCCAGTTGCTGGAGGCATGGAGCATCGACGGCGACGCACGGCTGTGCTACCGCTTCCTGCCGCTCGTCCAGCTCTTCGCCCGCGCCGGTCACGCGCCCCAACTCGTCGCCCCCTGA
- a CDS encoding HD domain-containing phosphohydrolase → MGKWACARGWGAIMRDQLRLTDLLAALSVATDLGMGQPPDKAIRSCLLATGLARALDLPDREVRDVYLTSLLRHLGCTATAAIEARLYGGDELTSRSAAEPADFGDAREMLALTLGTGRGTGLHRPGLLTRAVLGNIQQGREIFQSICEAASLLAGRLGLGQEVRDCLYQQFERWDGKGVPQGLAKEEIALPARIGEVANQALLFHLKGGPEAAMAMVERRAGGWFDPSVVDVFERHGSALLHELDAVDPWEAVLQAEPSPVRYITPGELDQVARVFADMVDLKATCTLGHSAGVAELAEGAARSLGLAEREAEDLRRAALLHDLGRVGVSSGIWDRPGPVTRTERERIRLHPYHTERILACSRVLAPLGRIAGLHHERLDGSGYHHGLSAAGIPVSARILAVADTFQAATQDRPHRPARSPARAADLLAEEAAAGRLDPDCVRAVVEAAGQAPPPVRSHLPAGLTGREADVLRLLARGLTNKEIAGRLVISRRTAEHHVQHIYGKIGNSTRAAAALFAMEHDLLRV, encoded by the coding sequence ATGGGGAAATGGGCATGCGCCAGAGGCTGGGGAGCGATCATGCGGGACCAGTTGCGGTTGACGGATCTGCTGGCCGCCCTGTCAGTGGCCACCGATCTCGGCATGGGGCAGCCGCCGGACAAGGCGATCCGGTCCTGCCTGCTGGCGACCGGTCTGGCCCGCGCCCTCGACCTGCCCGACCGGGAGGTGCGTGACGTCTACCTCACCTCCCTGCTGCGCCACCTCGGCTGTACGGCCACCGCGGCCATCGAGGCCCGCCTCTACGGGGGTGACGAACTGACGTCACGGTCGGCCGCCGAACCCGCGGACTTCGGCGACGCCCGGGAGATGCTCGCCTTGACCCTCGGCACCGGACGGGGCACGGGGCTGCACCGGCCGGGCCTGCTCACCCGGGCCGTGCTGGGCAACATCCAGCAGGGAAGAGAGATCTTCCAGTCCATCTGCGAGGCGGCCTCGCTGCTCGCCGGACGGCTCGGGCTCGGCCAGGAGGTCCGGGACTGTCTGTACCAGCAGTTCGAGCGGTGGGACGGTAAGGGAGTGCCCCAGGGGCTGGCCAAGGAGGAGATCGCGCTGCCGGCCCGGATCGGTGAAGTCGCCAATCAGGCACTGCTGTTCCACCTCAAGGGCGGGCCGGAGGCGGCCATGGCCATGGTGGAGCGACGGGCCGGTGGATGGTTCGACCCGTCGGTCGTCGACGTCTTCGAACGCCACGGGAGCGCCCTGCTGCACGAGCTCGACGCCGTCGACCCCTGGGAGGCGGTCCTCCAGGCCGAGCCGTCGCCCGTGCGGTACATCACCCCGGGCGAGCTCGACCAGGTGGCGCGCGTCTTCGCGGACATGGTCGATCTCAAGGCGACATGCACGCTGGGACACTCGGCGGGAGTCGCCGAGCTGGCCGAAGGCGCCGCCCGCTCGCTCGGGCTGGCGGAACGCGAGGCAGAGGATCTCCGGCGCGCCGCCCTCCTGCACGACCTGGGGCGGGTCGGGGTCTCCAGCGGGATCTGGGACAGGCCCGGCCCTGTGACCCGTACGGAACGCGAGCGGATCCGGCTGCACCCGTACCACACGGAACGGATCCTGGCCTGCTCACGAGTGCTCGCACCGCTGGGGCGCATAGCGGGTCTGCATCACGAACGACTGGACGGCAGCGGCTACCACCATGGGCTGTCGGCCGCCGGGATCCCTGTGTCCGCCCGGATCCTCGCGGTCGCCGACACCTTCCAGGCGGCAACGCAGGACCGCCCTCACCGGCCGGCCCGAAGCCCGGCCCGCGCCGCCGACCTGCTGGCCGAGGAGGCCGCGGCCGGCCGTCTCGATCCCGACTGCGTACGGGCCGTCGTCGAGGCGGCCGGGCAGGCGCCGCCGCCGGTGCGGTCGCACCTGCCCGCCGGGCTCACGGGGCGGGAGGCTGACGTTCTGCGTCTGCTGGCCCGCGGTCTGACGAACAAGGAGATCGCCGGCCGGCTCGTGATCTCGCGCCGTACCGCCGAGCACCACGTCCAGCACATCTACGGCAAGATCGGCAACTCCACTCGCGCGGCCGCCGCCCTGTTCGCCATGGAACACGATCTCCTGCGGGTCTGA